A stretch of the Streptomyces sp. WMMB303 genome encodes the following:
- a CDS encoding type 1 glutamine amidotransferase domain-containing protein yields the protein MTQILFVLTGARHWTLDDGTRHPTGFWADEAVTPYEAFTTVGHEVVVATPGGVVPAVDEASLSAEANGGQDNADRVKAGLESFTALGNPLSIEDVRIDSAGGPAGFDAVFYPGGHGPMEDLATDSDSGTLLVRTLASGRPLGVVCHGPAALLAAHTQEGANAVHGYRLTGFTNAEERMTGLADKAKWLLQDRLVEAGAHFDAGEPWAPHVVVDHNLVTGQNPASAGPVAAELIKMLG from the coding sequence ATGACGCAGATCCTTTTCGTGCTGACCGGCGCCCGGCACTGGACGCTCGACGACGGCACCCGGCACCCCACCGGCTTCTGGGCCGACGAGGCCGTCACCCCCTACGAGGCGTTCACGACGGTGGGCCACGAGGTCGTCGTCGCCACCCCCGGCGGGGTCGTGCCCGCCGTCGACGAGGCCAGCCTGTCCGCCGAAGCGAACGGCGGACAGGACAACGCCGACCGGGTCAAGGCCGGGCTGGAGTCCTTCACCGCGCTGGGCAACCCGCTGAGCATCGAGGATGTACGGATCGACAGCGCCGGCGGCCCGGCCGGGTTCGACGCCGTCTTCTACCCCGGCGGGCACGGCCCGATGGAGGACCTGGCGACCGACTCGGACTCCGGCACGCTGCTGGTGCGCACCCTGGCCTCCGGCAGGCCGCTCGGCGTGGTCTGCCACGGCCCCGCCGCGCTGCTGGCCGCCCACACCCAGGAGGGCGCCAACGCCGTGCACGGCTACCGGCTCACCGGCTTCACCAACGCGGAGGAGCGCATGACGGGGCTGGCCGACAAGGCCAAGTGGCTGCTCCAGGACCGGCTGGTCGAGGCCGGGGCGCACTTCGACGCGGGCGAACCGTGGGCCCCGCACGTGGTGGTCGACCACAACCTGGTGACCGGCCAGAACCCCGCCTCGGCCGGACCGGTGGCCGCCGAGCTGATCAAGATGCTCGGCTGA
- a CDS encoding PP2C family protein-serine/threonine phosphatase, with translation MDRFATLQQALRSAPPHALARVVTEELRGRYGAGRVELRMVDYGMTSLQSVDGQTADAEPVSVHDSPQGRAFGSQQPFTVQQPDGGAVVHLPVTLRGDRLGTLSVGLPSAADPDGMLPALQQVCEALGHEILVAERDTDVFLLARRVSRLTLAAEMQWQLLPGRTCVRDEFEVGAHLEPAYAIHGDSFDWEASERYLTLAVTNGMGEGIEAALLTNLATNALRNARRAGLDLAGQATLADQAVYAQYRGAAYVSVLLLRFELSTGRVAVVDAGSPKMWRIRGRDVAAVPFDHQLPLGMFEDTVYVEESFTVQSGDRLLIGSDGVYDTPLGPAGEASPGREREKYGERALARSLPGHRLLPAGLVPAAVLRELANYRGEAPLQDDALVMCVDWHGSPTSPG, from the coding sequence GTGGACAGATTCGCTACCCTGCAGCAGGCGCTGCGCTCCGCACCGCCGCACGCGCTCGCCCGGGTCGTCACCGAGGAGCTGCGGGGCCGGTACGGCGCCGGGCGTGTCGAGCTCCGCATGGTCGACTACGGCATGACGTCGCTGCAGTCGGTCGACGGTCAGACTGCCGACGCCGAGCCGGTGTCCGTGCACGACAGCCCGCAGGGCCGGGCCTTCGGCTCCCAGCAGCCCTTCACGGTCCAGCAGCCCGACGGCGGAGCCGTCGTCCATCTGCCGGTCACCCTCCGGGGCGACCGGCTGGGCACGCTCTCGGTCGGGCTGCCGTCCGCTGCCGATCCCGACGGGATGCTGCCCGCGCTGCAGCAGGTGTGCGAGGCGCTGGGACACGAGATCCTGGTCGCCGAGCGGGACACGGATGTGTTCCTGCTGGCCCGCCGCGTCTCCCGGCTGACCCTGGCCGCGGAGATGCAGTGGCAGTTGCTGCCCGGTCGCACCTGTGTCCGCGACGAGTTCGAGGTCGGTGCCCATCTGGAGCCCGCGTACGCCATCCACGGCGACAGCTTCGACTGGGAGGCGTCGGAGCGGTATCTGACTCTCGCCGTCACCAACGGCATGGGCGAGGGGATAGAGGCTGCGCTGCTGACCAACCTCGCCACCAACGCGCTGCGCAACGCGCGCCGGGCCGGACTGGACCTGGCGGGACAGGCGACACTGGCTGACCAGGCGGTCTACGCGCAGTACCGGGGCGCGGCCTACGTGTCCGTGCTGCTGCTGCGGTTCGAGCTGTCGACCGGCCGGGTGGCGGTCGTGGACGCGGGTTCCCCGAAGATGTGGCGGATCCGCGGCCGGGACGTGGCGGCGGTCCCCTTCGACCATCAGCTGCCGCTGGGCATGTTCGAGGACACGGTCTACGTGGAGGAGTCCTTCACGGTGCAATCCGGCGACCGCCTGCTGATCGGCAGCGACGGCGTCTACGACACGCCCTTGGGGCCGGCGGGGGAGGCGTCGCCGGGCCGGGAACGCGAGAAGTACGGCGAGCGCGCACTCGCCCGCTCGCTGCCGGGGCACCGGCTGCTGCCGGCCGGTCTGGTCCCCGCCGCGGTCCTCCGGGAGCTGGCGAACTACCGGGGCGAGGCCCCGCTTCAGGACGACGCGCTGGTGATGTGCGTGGACTGGCACGGCAGCCCCACAAGCCCGGGCTGA
- a CDS encoding TIGR03086 family metal-binding protein — MVEASGSTTGGTASDSTPARRPRAWYGAAGAPRAAPEPNPSDAGGAADGGDFGDAASAADSAERAAELLRRAVGYALGTAQPVTPALLDRPTPCARWDLGRLMAHADDSLRALHQGLTEGTVALYPEPGNGTGGPADPMGPAGPAGGGAGGADPAAAFRLRAARLLGVWTRDGPRHRPVAVADAPLTATALALTGAVEIAVHGWDIARATDRTACPVPAPLAARLLPVARHLVPHAEARRPLFGPEVHLAPGAPPGDRLLALLGRDPG; from the coding sequence ATGGTGGAGGCGAGTGGGAGCACGACGGGCGGCACAGCGTCGGACAGTACCCCTGCACGGCGTCCGCGGGCGTGGTACGGAGCCGCGGGCGCACCTCGCGCGGCACCGGAGCCGAACCCGTCCGACGCGGGGGGCGCGGCGGACGGCGGGGACTTCGGCGACGCCGCATCCGCGGCGGACTCCGCCGAGCGGGCGGCGGAGCTGCTGCGGCGGGCCGTCGGCTACGCGCTGGGCACCGCGCAGCCGGTGACCCCCGCTCTGCTGGATCGGCCGACCCCCTGCGCGCGATGGGACCTGGGCAGGCTGATGGCGCACGCGGACGACTCGCTGCGGGCGCTGCACCAGGGCCTCACCGAGGGCACCGTCGCGCTGTACCCGGAGCCCGGGAACGGCACGGGAGGCCCGGCGGACCCGATGGGTCCGGCAGGTCCGGCGGGTGGCGGGGCGGGCGGGGCGGACCCCGCGGCGGCCTTCCGGCTGCGCGCCGCGCGGCTGCTGGGCGTCTGGACCCGCGACGGTCCTCGGCACCGGCCGGTCGCGGTGGCCGACGCACCGCTGACGGCGACCGCCCTGGCGCTGACGGGCGCGGTGGAGATCGCGGTGCACGGCTGGGACATCGCCCGGGCCACCGACCGGACCGCCTGCCCCGTTCCCGCGCCGCTGGCGGCCCGGCTGCTGCCGGTGGCCCGGCACCTGGTGCCGCACGCGGAAGCCCGGCGGCCGCTGTTCGGGCCGGAGGTACACCTCGCGCCCGGCGCCCCGCCCGGGGACCGGCTGCTGGCCCTCCTCGGGCGCGACCCCGGGTGA
- a CDS encoding MurR/RpiR family transcriptional regulator yields the protein MGSASARLLKLFEGHRLTPTQRRIAHCMVRRAGDAPFLSSVELAELAGVSQPSVTRFAVALGFDGYPALRRHLRESEPPAEAESAAEGEGATGLSEYQQAVHAEIENLRHLAALLEDPAPVERAGALLAASRPLPVLGLRAAAAQATGFAYFAAKVHPDVRLLTEGGSMLLDRIDGCVRAGARTLLCFALPRHPRETVEALESAREAGLSIVTVADSAFAPVAHPEDLLLPAAVGTGLAFDTACAPMLLGRVLLEAMCDGLPDAQARLEEFDTRAGERGLFAE from the coding sequence ATGGGCAGCGCGAGCGCGCGGTTGCTGAAGCTCTTCGAAGGGCACCGGCTGACCCCGACCCAGCGCCGTATCGCGCACTGCATGGTCCGCAGGGCGGGCGACGCCCCGTTCCTCTCCAGCGTCGAACTGGCCGAGCTGGCCGGAGTCAGCCAGCCCTCCGTCACCCGGTTCGCGGTGGCGCTCGGTTTCGACGGCTACCCGGCGCTCCGTCGCCACCTGCGCGAGAGCGAGCCGCCCGCGGAAGCCGAGTCCGCCGCGGAGGGCGAGGGGGCCACCGGGCTCAGCGAGTACCAGCAGGCCGTGCACGCCGAGATCGAGAACCTGCGGCACCTGGCCGCACTGCTGGAGGACCCGGCGCCGGTCGAGCGCGCCGGCGCGCTGCTGGCCGCCTCCCGCCCGCTGCCCGTGCTCGGACTCCGGGCCGCGGCCGCACAGGCGACCGGCTTCGCGTACTTCGCGGCCAAGGTCCATCCCGATGTCCGGCTGCTCACCGAGGGCGGCTCCATGCTCCTGGACCGCATCGACGGCTGCGTACGCGCCGGAGCCCGGACGCTGCTGTGCTTCGCGCTGCCCCGCCATCCGCGCGAGACCGTGGAGGCGCTGGAGAGCGCGCGGGAGGCGGGGCTGTCGATCGTCACCGTCGCCGACAGCGCCTTCGCGCCGGTCGCCCACCCCGAGGACCTGCTGCTGCCCGCGGCCGTCGGTACGGGCCTGGCCTTCGACACGGCCTGCGCACCCATGCTGCTGGGCCGGGTGCTGCTGGAGGCGATGTGCGACGGGCTGCCGGACGCGCAGGCACGCCTGGAGGAGTTCGACACGCGAGCCGGAGAGCGCGGCCTGTTCGCCGAGTGA
- a CDS encoding cystathionine beta-synthase encodes MQYHESMIELVGNTPLLKLNSVTDGIQATVLAKVEYFNPGGSVKDRIALRMIEAAEQSGELRPGGVIVEPTSGNTGVGLAIVAQQKGYRCLFVCPDKVSMDKINVLRAYGAEVVVCPTAVDPEHPDSYYNVSDRLVRETPGAWKPDQYSNPNNPRSHHETTGPELWEQTDGRITHFVAGIGTGGTISGTGRYLKEVSDGRVRIVGADPEGSVYSGGSGRPYLVEGVGEDFWPDAYDRGVTDEIVAVSDKDSFQMTRRLAKEEGLLVGGSCGMAVVGALEVARRLGPDAEDAVVVVLLPDGGRGYLSKIFNDEWMNDYGFLEEGGSTGARVGEVLRFKEGPIPSLVHMHPEEKVGEAIEVLREYGVSQMPVVKRGAGHPDVMAAEVIGSVVERELLDALFAQRASLGDPLEKHMSAPLPHVGAGESVADLMAVLEGADAAVVLAEGKPSGVVSRQDLLAFLAHEGR; translated from the coding sequence GTGCAGTATCACGAGTCGATGATCGAGCTTGTCGGCAACACCCCGCTGCTCAAGCTCAACAGTGTCACGGACGGTATCCAGGCCACCGTCCTTGCCAAGGTCGAGTACTTCAATCCAGGCGGGTCCGTGAAGGACCGGATCGCGCTGCGCATGATCGAGGCGGCAGAGCAGTCCGGCGAGCTCCGGCCCGGCGGGGTGATCGTGGAGCCCACCTCGGGCAACACCGGTGTCGGACTGGCCATCGTGGCGCAGCAGAAGGGGTACCGGTGCCTCTTCGTCTGCCCCGACAAGGTCTCCATGGACAAGATCAATGTGCTGCGGGCCTACGGAGCCGAGGTCGTGGTCTGCCCCACGGCCGTCGATCCCGAACATCCCGACTCTTACTACAACGTTTCCGACAGGCTCGTGCGCGAAACCCCGGGCGCCTGGAAGCCCGACCAGTACAGCAACCCCAACAACCCCCGCTCGCACCACGAGACGACGGGCCCCGAGCTGTGGGAGCAGACCGACGGCCGGATCACCCACTTCGTGGCGGGCATCGGCACCGGCGGCACCATCAGCGGCACCGGCCGCTATCTGAAGGAAGTCAGCGACGGCCGGGTGCGGATCGTGGGGGCCGACCCCGAGGGCTCGGTCTACTCCGGCGGTTCGGGCCGCCCGTACCTCGTCGAGGGCGTGGGCGAGGACTTCTGGCCGGACGCCTACGACCGCGGCGTCACCGACGAGATCGTGGCCGTCTCGGACAAGGACTCCTTCCAGATGACGCGGCGGCTGGCCAAGGAGGAGGGGCTGCTGGTCGGCGGGTCCTGCGGGATGGCCGTGGTCGGCGCGCTGGAGGTGGCCAGGCGGCTCGGCCCGGACGCTGAGGACGCGGTGGTGGTCGTGCTGCTGCCGGACGGCGGACGCGGCTACCTGAGCAAGATCTTCAACGACGAGTGGATGAACGACTACGGCTTCCTGGAGGAGGGCGGCAGCACCGGCGCCCGGGTCGGCGAAGTGCTGCGCTTCAAGGAGGGCCCGATCCCCTCGCTCGTGCACATGCACCCGGAGGAGAAGGTCGGCGAGGCCATCGAGGTGCTGCGCGAGTACGGCGTCTCGCAGATGCCCGTGGTCAAGCGCGGTGCCGGGCACCCGGACGTGATGGCCGCCGAGGTGATCGGTTCGGTCGTCGAACGCGAGCTGCTCGACGCGCTGTTCGCGCAGCGCGCCTCCCTCGGGGACCCGCTGGAGAAGCACATGAGCGCACCCCTGCCGCACGTGGGCGCCGGGGAGAGCGTGGCCGACCTGATGGCCGTGCTGGAGGGCGCCGACGCGGCGGTCGTCCTCGCGGAGGGCAAGCCGAGCGGCGTCGTGAGCCGTCAGGACCTGCTGGCCTTCCTCGCACACGAGGGCCGCTGA
- a CDS encoding SGNH/GDSL hydrolase family protein, whose amino-acid sequence MPMSKASSARVARRIATAAAYGGGGLGLVGGAAVGLLFTELQLAKHHIGGSDDEPPEADGSYGSAFGRLYDGQPLRLAFLGDSTAAGQGVHRPRQTPGALLASALAAVAERPVELRNVALSGAMSDDLERQITLLLSERDLAEAPDVCVIMVGANDVTHRMSPARSVRHLSDAVARLRTAGCEVVVGTCPDLGSVEPVGQPLRWIARRLSRQLAAAQTIAVVEEGGRTVSLGDLLGPEFSANPRELFGPDNYHPSAEGYATAAMAILPTLCAALGLWPTEDERPDARRREGILPVARAAAEAAAEGGTEVAGMRGPWALLKHRRRRRLPPPGEMGPRYTEDRAEDVAENR is encoded by the coding sequence ATGCCGATGTCGAAGGCGTCGAGCGCGAGAGTGGCCCGACGGATCGCGACCGCGGCCGCCTATGGAGGCGGCGGACTCGGCCTGGTCGGTGGAGCGGCGGTCGGGCTGCTCTTCACCGAACTCCAACTGGCGAAACACCATATCGGCGGCTCCGACGACGAGCCGCCCGAGGCCGACGGATCGTACGGCAGCGCCTTCGGCAGGCTCTACGACGGGCAGCCGCTGCGCCTCGCCTTCCTCGGCGACTCCACCGCGGCGGGCCAGGGCGTGCACCGGCCCCGCCAGACCCCCGGGGCGCTGCTCGCCTCGGCGCTCGCGGCGGTCGCCGAACGCCCCGTCGAACTGCGCAACGTGGCCCTCTCCGGCGCCATGTCCGACGACCTGGAGCGGCAGATCACACTGCTGCTGAGCGAACGGGACCTGGCCGAGGCCCCCGACGTGTGCGTCATCATGGTCGGCGCCAACGACGTGACCCACCGGATGTCCCCGGCACGCTCGGTCCGCCACCTCTCGGACGCGGTGGCGCGGCTGCGGACGGCGGGCTGCGAAGTGGTCGTCGGCACCTGCCCGGACCTGGGCAGTGTCGAGCCGGTCGGGCAGCCGCTGCGCTGGATCGCCCGGCGGCTCTCGCGCCAGCTCGCGGCGGCTCAGACCATCGCCGTGGTCGAGGAGGGCGGCCGTACGGTCTCGTTGGGCGACCTGCTCGGCCCGGAGTTCTCCGCGAACCCGCGCGAACTGTTCGGACCCGACAACTACCACCCCTCGGCCGAGGGGTACGCCACTGCGGCGATGGCCATACTGCCCACCCTGTGCGCGGCGCTGGGCCTGTGGCCGACGGAGGACGAGCGGCCGGACGCGCGGCGGCGCGAGGGCATCCTCCCGGTGGCGCGGGCCGCCGCGGAGGCGGCGGCCGAGGGCGGTACGGAGGTCGCCGGGATGCGCGGCCCCTGGGCGCTCCTCAAGCACCGCCGCCGGCGCCGGCTGCCGCCTCCCGGGGAGATGGGCCCCAGGTACACCGAGGACCGCGCCGAGGACGTCGCCGAGAACCGCTGA
- a CDS encoding acetyl-CoA C-acetyltransferase — MPEAVIVSTARSPIGRAFKGSLKDIRPDDLTAEIVRTALAKVPELDPTDIDDLMLGCGLPGGEQGHNLGRVVAVQLGMDHLPGCTITRYCSSSLQTTRMALHAIKAGEGDVFISAGVEAVSRSVKGSSDGMPDTHNPLFAEAEARTAARAEQGGEGWTDPRAEGGAPDVYMAMGQTAENLARHKGITRREMDEFGVRSQNLAEKALGDGFWEREITPVTTPDGTVVSKDDGPRAGVTLEGVEGLKPVFRPDGLITAGNCCPLNDGAAALVVMSDTKARELGLTPLARIVSTGVSGLSPEIMGYGPVEASKQALARAGMSVGDIDLVEINEAFAAQVIPSYQDLGIDLDKLNVNGGAIAVGHPFGMTGARITTTLLNSLQWHDKQFGLETMCVGGGQGMAMVLERLA; from the coding sequence ATGCCTGAAGCAGTGATCGTCTCCACCGCCCGCTCCCCCATCGGCCGCGCCTTCAAGGGCTCCCTCAAGGACATCCGCCCGGACGACCTGACCGCCGAGATCGTCAGGACGGCGCTCGCCAAGGTCCCGGAGCTGGACCCGACGGACATCGACGACCTGATGCTGGGCTGCGGACTGCCCGGGGGCGAGCAGGGCCACAACCTCGGGCGCGTCGTCGCCGTCCAACTGGGCATGGACCACCTGCCGGGCTGCACCATCACGCGGTACTGCTCCTCGTCCCTGCAGACGACCCGGATGGCGCTGCACGCGATCAAGGCGGGCGAGGGCGACGTGTTCATCTCGGCGGGCGTCGAGGCGGTCTCCCGCTCGGTCAAGGGCTCCTCCGACGGGATGCCCGACACCCACAACCCGCTCTTCGCCGAGGCCGAGGCCCGCACCGCGGCCCGCGCCGAGCAGGGCGGCGAGGGCTGGACCGACCCGCGCGCGGAGGGCGGCGCCCCGGACGTCTACATGGCCATGGGCCAGACCGCGGAGAACCTGGCCCGCCACAAGGGCATCACGCGGCGTGAGATGGACGAGTTCGGCGTGCGCTCGCAGAACCTCGCCGAGAAGGCGCTCGGGGACGGCTTCTGGGAGCGCGAGATCACCCCCGTCACCACCCCGGACGGCACGGTCGTCAGCAAGGACGACGGGCCGCGCGCGGGCGTCACGCTGGAGGGGGTCGAGGGACTCAAGCCCGTCTTCCGCCCGGACGGGCTGATCACCGCGGGCAACTGCTGCCCGCTCAACGACGGCGCCGCCGCGCTCGTCGTGATGTCCGACACCAAGGCGCGCGAGCTGGGCCTGACGCCGCTGGCCCGGATCGTCTCCACGGGAGTGTCCGGTCTCTCGCCCGAGATCATGGGCTACGGTCCCGTCGAGGCCAGCAAGCAGGCGCTGGCCCGGGCCGGCATGTCGGTCGGCGACATCGACCTGGTGGAGATCAACGAGGCGTTCGCGGCCCAGGTCATCCCCTCCTACCAGGACCTCGGCATCGACCTGGACAAGCTCAACGTCAATGGCGGCGCCATCGCCGTGGGACACCCGTTCGGTATGACCGGAGCCCGCATCACCACCACGCTGCTCAACTCGCTCCAGTGGCACGACAAGCAGTTCGGCCTGGAGACCATGTGCGTGGGCGGCGGCCAGGGCATGGCCATGGTGCTGGAGCGGCTCGCCTGA
- a CDS encoding DUF4287 domain-containing protein, which translates to MSQVFSEETHRNMLSRIPQCTGREVSEWLHAVDEGPALLRFEEKVSWLRGEHNLAYGHAKAIIHEHDLRRAARHR; encoded by the coding sequence ATGTCCCAAGTCTTCTCCGAAGAGACCCACCGGAACATGCTGTCCCGCATTCCCCAGTGCACTGGTCGTGAAGTCTCCGAATGGCTCCACGCGGTCGACGAGGGCCCCGCCCTGCTCCGTTTCGAGGAGAAGGTGAGCTGGCTCCGCGGTGAGCACAACCTCGCCTACGGGCACGCCAAAGCGATCATCCACGAACACGACCTGCGGCGCGCCGCGCGCCACCGCTAG
- a CDS encoding Bax inhibitor-1/YccA family protein, which yields MRSSNPVFSRRGFSRNNGYAGFDAQQQPPQAGNPYATNPYAGNPYGRQTQAPGQPYAPPAAPPSAGRMTIDDVVARTGMTLGLVIAMAAVAWITGLSLPLAIGAGLIAMVLSFVQVFKRKASPALILAYAAFEGLFLGALSNFVNQFVDGAAMQAVLGTLAVFTAVLVLYKTRVIRVTQRFYRFVMAAAIGFVLLMAVNMLFAVFGGGDGLGFRSGGLGILFGVVGVVLGALFLALDFKQVEDGIAYGAPKEEAWLAAFGLTLTLVWIYLEFLRLIAILQGD from the coding sequence ATGAGGAGTAGTAACCCGGTCTTCTCGCGACGGGGGTTCAGCCGCAACAACGGCTATGCCGGTTTCGACGCTCAGCAGCAGCCGCCGCAGGCCGGGAACCCGTACGCGACGAACCCCTACGCCGGAAACCCGTACGGCCGGCAGACCCAGGCCCCCGGTCAGCCGTACGCGCCTCCGGCCGCACCGCCGTCCGCCGGGCGGATGACGATCGACGACGTCGTCGCCCGGACGGGGATGACCCTCGGTCTCGTCATCGCGATGGCAGCCGTCGCCTGGATCACCGGGCTGTCGCTGCCGCTCGCCATCGGTGCCGGGCTCATCGCCATGGTGCTGTCGTTCGTGCAGGTGTTCAAGCGCAAGGCGTCGCCCGCGCTGATCCTGGCGTACGCCGCATTCGAGGGGCTCTTCCTCGGCGCCCTGAGCAACTTCGTCAACCAGTTCGTGGACGGCGCCGCCATGCAGGCGGTGCTCGGCACACTGGCGGTCTTCACCGCCGTCCTGGTGCTCTACAAGACCCGCGTCATCCGCGTCACCCAGCGGTTCTACCGGTTCGTGATGGCTGCCGCGATCGGCTTCGTGCTGCTCATGGCCGTCAACATGCTCTTCGCCGTCTTCGGCGGCGGTGACGGGCTCGGCTTCCGCAGCGGCGGCCTGGGCATCCTCTTCGGCGTGGTCGGCGTCGTGCTCGGCGCGCTCTTCCTCGCCCTGGACTTCAAGCAGGTCGAGGACGGCATCGCCTACGGCGCCCCCAAGGAGGAGGCGTGGCTCGCCGCGTTCGGGCTGACGCTGACCCTGGTGTGGATCTACCTGGAGTTCCTGCGCCTGATCGCCATCCTGCAAGGCGACTGA
- a CDS encoding DoxX family protein has product MPSPHAPETADSASRDHRTAEAPRFPAGAGAAGAAPAEQSGHDAGLLVLRLVIGLTMAAHGSQKLFGWFEGGGLDGTAQFFASSGYPAARTMALVAGLTEVLGGLGLALGLLTPLAGAAVFGTLLNALAVKWGGGFFAPQGVEYELLLAAGAAALTLTGPGRLAADRVLPLPRPHRLVHGAGALALGAVLAVAVLLSRS; this is encoded by the coding sequence ATGCCGTCCCCCCACGCTCCCGAGACCGCCGACAGTGCGTCCCGCGACCACCGAACCGCCGAGGCCCCCCGCTTCCCCGCGGGCGCCGGGGCCGCGGGGGCCGCTCCCGCCGAACAGTCCGGGCACGACGCGGGGCTGCTCGTGCTGCGCCTCGTGATCGGTCTCACGATGGCGGCGCACGGCAGCCAGAAGCTGTTCGGGTGGTTCGAGGGCGGCGGACTCGACGGCACCGCGCAGTTCTTCGCGTCGTCCGGCTACCCGGCCGCCCGCACCATGGCCCTGGTGGCCGGGCTCACCGAGGTGCTCGGCGGACTCGGGCTCGCGCTGGGGCTGCTGACCCCCCTCGCGGGCGCCGCCGTGTTCGGCACCCTGCTCAACGCGCTCGCCGTGAAGTGGGGCGGCGGCTTCTTCGCGCCGCAGGGCGTGGAGTACGAACTGCTGCTCGCCGCGGGTGCCGCGGCGCTCACCCTGACCGGCCCCGGACGGCTGGCGGCCGACCGGGTGCTGCCGCTGCCCCGTCCGCACCGGCTCGTGCACGGCGCGGGGGCACTGGCGCTGGGCGCCGTCCTGGCCGTTGCGGTGCTCCTCTCGCGCTCCTGA
- a CDS encoding MarR family winged helix-turn-helix transcriptional regulator, which yields MTGTRWLDEREMAAWQGFLEATSRVSRHLEQQLKEDAGLSHPHYEILVRLAAAPDGEVRMTDLAEGLFTSKSGLTYQVGQLEKRGLVERHSCPTDVRGVLAALTPEGRGVLRAAAPGHVAAVRAALIDVLEPDELDVVARALGRVGQRLRPPDQGAGSSDSGGISTSSS from the coding sequence ATGACCGGAACCAGGTGGCTCGATGAGCGGGAAATGGCGGCCTGGCAGGGCTTCCTGGAAGCCACCAGCCGGGTCTCCCGCCATCTCGAGCAGCAACTCAAGGAGGACGCGGGACTCTCCCACCCGCACTACGAGATCCTCGTCCGCCTCGCCGCGGCGCCCGACGGCGAGGTGCGGATGACCGACCTGGCAGAAGGACTGTTCACCTCCAAGAGCGGCCTCACCTACCAGGTGGGCCAGCTGGAGAAGCGCGGCCTGGTCGAACGGCACTCCTGCCCCACCGACGTCCGCGGCGTCCTGGCCGCGCTCACCCCGGAGGGCCGCGGCGTGCTGCGTGCCGCGGCCCCCGGTCATGTGGCCGCAGTACGGGCCGCCCTGATCGACGTGCTGGAGCCGGACGAGCTCGACGTCGTCGCCCGCGCCCTCGGCCGGGTCGGGCAGCGGCTGCGTCCCCCGGATCAGGGCGCCGGCAGCTCGGACAGCGGCGGGATCAGCACCTCCTCCTCGTAA
- a CDS encoding nitroreductase/quinone reductase family protein: protein MTPAPNPSVPPRVADFNRAVVEEFRANAGQVGGPFAGGDLLLLTTTGARTGTEQTSPLGFVRDEDGALLVVASAGGAPRHPAWYRNLLAHPMVRVEVGTETFGAVAVPAEEAERERLFAYVSGQQPGYADYQARTDRRLPVVRLERSYPDAPFTGLVDKLLEVHTWLRGQLRRVAAEAEAYFAARAPGADGAGALPLGLQLRQHCLAFCESLHVHHTSEDQGAFPVLEEKYPRLAPALARLRAEHRTVERIRGELESLLAALPSADPDRFRSELARMTEELEAHLDYEEEVLIPPLSELPAP, encoded by the coding sequence TTGACCCCTGCACCCAACCCGTCCGTCCCGCCCCGCGTGGCGGACTTCAACCGCGCGGTCGTCGAGGAGTTCCGCGCCAACGCCGGGCAGGTCGGCGGACCCTTCGCCGGGGGCGATCTGCTGCTGCTGACCACCACCGGCGCCCGTACCGGTACGGAGCAGACCTCGCCGCTCGGGTTCGTCCGCGACGAGGACGGCGCGCTGCTCGTCGTCGCCTCCGCGGGCGGTGCGCCCCGGCACCCCGCCTGGTACCGCAACCTTCTCGCGCACCCCATGGTCCGCGTGGAGGTGGGGACAGAGACGTTCGGCGCGGTGGCGGTTCCCGCCGAGGAGGCCGAACGCGAGCGGCTGTTCGCATATGTGTCCGGGCAGCAGCCCGGATACGCCGACTACCAGGCACGGACGGACCGGCGGCTACCGGTGGTGCGGCTGGAGCGCTCCTACCCGGACGCGCCGTTCACCGGCCTCGTCGACAAGCTGCTGGAGGTGCACACCTGGCTGCGCGGGCAGCTGCGCCGGGTGGCGGCCGAGGCTGAGGCGTACTTCGCAGCTCGCGCGCCGGGTGCGGACGGCGCCGGCGCGCTTCCGCTCGGGCTCCAGCTCCGGCAGCACTGCCTGGCCTTCTGCGAGTCCCTGCACGTCCACCACACCTCCGAGGACCAGGGTGCCTTCCCGGTCCTGGAGGAGAAGTACCCGCGATTGGCCCCGGCCCTCGCCCGTCTGCGCGCCGAGCACCGGACGGTCGAGCGGATCCGGGGTGAGCTGGAGTCGCTGCTGGCCGCGCTGCCCTCGGCGGACCCGGACCGCTTCCGGTCCGAACTGGCCCGGATGACGGAGGAGCTGGAGGCACACCTCGATTACGAGGAGGAGGTGCTGATCCCGCCGCTGTCCGAGCTGCCGGCGCCCTGA